In a single window of the Brachionichthys hirsutus isolate HB-005 chromosome 18, CSIRO-AGI_Bhir_v1, whole genome shotgun sequence genome:
- the gmfb gene encoding glia maturation factor beta isoform X2, protein MSGSLAICDVDECLIEKVKDFRFRKNTNNAAIIMKINKETQQIVVEKELENISLDELREELPDRAPRYLVYSYRHAHDDGRVSYPLFFIFSSPAGCRTDLQMMYAGSKCRLVRAISMSKDFEIRSVEELTEELLKQKLGYCG, encoded by the exons ATG TCTGGATCACTGGCAATTTGTGACGTGGATGAATGCCTGATCGAGAAGGTCAAGGACTTCCGTTTCCGGAAGAATACCAATAATGCAGCAATCATTA TGAAGATCAATAAAGAAACGCAGCAGATTGTTGTTGAAAAAGAGCTCGAG aacATCTCTCTGGATgagctgagggaggagctgcCAGACAGAGCGCCCAGATATC TCGTCTACAGTTACCGACACGCTCATGATGACGGACGTGTCTCCTATcctctcttcttcatcttctccagCCCAGCGG GTTGCCGTACAGATCTTCAAATGATGTATGCAGGAAGCAAATGCAGGCTGGTGAGAGCCATTTCTATGTCCAAG GATTTTGAGATCAGAAGCGTAGAAGAACTGACAGAGGAGTTGCTCAAACAGAAACTCGGCTACTGCGGTTAA
- the sos2 gene encoding son of sevenless homolog 2, protein MQPQQIYDFSSDENSHKWRGLFVQALRKVQKQVHPNLLAKEDALQHIEELILQLLSMLCVAQPRSVQDVEDRVQKTFPHPIDKWAIADAQSAIEKRKRRNPLLLPVDKIHPLLKEVLGYKVDYHVSLYIVAVLEYISADILKLAGNYVGNIRHYEITQQDIKVSMCADKVLMDMFDQEEDIGLMSQCTEEPSSSGELTYDDLVRLEIAEERQYLRELDLIIKVFRHHFLSNPKTFTPQDVEVIFSNILDIHELTVKLLGLIEDAVEMTADGSPHPLVGSCFEDLAEEQAFDPYETMSQDILSKDFHEHFNDLMARPTAGLYFQSVAEGFKEAVQYVLPQLMMVPVYHCMHYFELLQQLQERSQDQDDRECLKQAITALLNLQCSVERIYAKHQPRRKPGEPMYRLYSRQIRSKQLAIKRMNEIQKSIDGWEGKDIGQCCSEFILEGPLLRAGAKHERHNFLFDGLMISCKANQSSRLPGSGSGAEYRLKEKFVLRKIRIVDREDSLELRHTFELIGKDENCAVFCSRTAEEKAAWMAALVTLQYRSTLDRMLDTVLQHEERAHPLKLPSPEVYRFAVQDSEENIVFEDKLQSKTGIPLIKAGTVVKLIERLTYHMYADPNFVRTFLTTYRSFCKPQELVALLIDRIEIPEPEPEEDRQALWNGDQPMAAELQRFRKEYVQPVQLRVLNVFRQWVEHHFYDFENDPELRSRLEEYITSKIQLRGKSMRKWVESINKIIRRKLQTQSNGVSHNITFESPPPPIEWHICRAGQVESFDLMTLHPIEIARQLTLLESELYRAVRPSELVGSVWTKEDKEKNSPNLLRMIRHTTNLTLWFEKCIVETMNLEERVAVLSRVIEILQVFQELNNFNGVLEVVSAINSVPVYRLDHTFEAIPERKKKVLEEAVELSQDHFKKYLAKLKSINPPCVPFFGIYLTNILKTEEGNPDFLKRHDKELINFSKRRKVAEITGEIQQYQNQPYCLKVEHEIRRFFENLNPMGNRSEKEFSDYLFKMSLDIEPRNCRQAPRFPRKTMYTLKSPGIRPVRTSTSGTMKGHPVPLEREPPHKITFRSITEAEPETPASASVPTSPNTPTPPQSASSDLSSVFMEHDLSSSYGSNSIFAPGHFPPSKFQSVSCGSLHQLGEEQLKPPPLPPRRKDAMSELSSRSDSPPAIPPRLPPPLPRNQPRPVVYNGPPVDGPLPSPPPPPPRDPMPDTPPPVPQRPPEIFINYPLNLQPSPVTRSPWEFSSSPSSPNTPPSTPSPRVPRRSCPLSASQNSLCPLPVPITAPPVPPRHNSSPQLPKLPPKTYKRELLLQPPPLRGLSLVENADSSQ, encoded by the exons GTACAGAAGCAGGTCCACCCGAACCTCCTGGCGAAGGAGGACGCCTTGCAGCACATCGAGGAGCTgatcctgcagctgctcagcATGCTGTGTGTGGCCCAGCCTCGCTCCGTGCAGGACGTCGAG GATCGCGTCCAGAAAACCTTTCCGCATCCTATAGATAAGTGGGCGATTGCAGACGCACAATCGGCGATCGAGAAACGAAAGAGGAGGAACCCCTTACTTCTCCCCGTGGACAAGATCCACCCACTGCTGAAG gagGTTCTGGGCTACAAAGTGGACTACCATGTGTCGCTGTACATCGTGGCTGTGCTTGAATACATATCAGCAGACATACTGAAACTGGCCGGCAACTACGTTGGCAACATTCGGCACTATGAGATCACCCAGCAGGACATCAAGGTGTCCATGTGTGCGGACAAG GTGCTCATGGACATGTTcgaccaggaggaggacatCGGATTGATGTCTCAGTGCACGGAGGAGCCGTCCTCCTCCGGGGAGCTCACGTACGACGACCTGGTGAGGCTCGAGATCGCCGAGGAGCGGCAGTACCTGCGCGAGCTCGACCTCATCATCAAAGTGTTCCgccatcacttcctgtccaacCCCAAGACCTTCACGCCTCAG GACGTGGAGGTCATCTTCAGTAACATCCTGGATATCCACGAGCTGACGGTGAAGCTGCTCGGGCTGATCGAGGACGCCGTGGAGATGACGGCCGACGGCAGCCCCCATCCGCTGGTGGGCAGCTGCTTCGAAGACCTAGCGGAG GAGCAGGCGTTTGACCCCTATGAGACCATGTCCCAGGACATCCTCAGCAAGGACTTCCACGAGCATTTCAACGACCTGATGGCGCGGCCGACCGCCGGCCTCTACTTCCAG tCGGTCGCGGAAGGCTTCAAGGAAGCCGTCCAGTACGTCCTTCCTCAGCTGATGATGGTCCCAGTCTACCACTGCATGCATTACTTTGAGCTGCTCCAG CAACTTCAGGAGCGCAGTCAAGACCAAGATGACAGAGAATGTCTGAAGCAAGCGATCACCGCCTTGCTCAATCTCCAGTGCAGCGTGGAGCGTATCTACGCCAAGCACCAGCCTCGCCGTAAGCCGGG CGAGCCCATGTACCGCCTGTACAGCAGGCAGATCCGCAGCAAGCAGCTGGCCATCAAGCGCATGAACGAGATCCAGAAGAGCATCGACGGCTGGGAGGGGAAAGACATCGGTCAGTGCTGCAGCGAGTTCATCCTGGAGGGCCCGCTTTTACGAGCCGGCGCCAAGCACGAGAGACACAACTTCCTGTTCGACGGGCTGATGATAAGCTGCAAGGCCAACCAGAGCTCGCGGCTGCCCGGGTCCGGCAGCGGGGCGGAATACCGTCTGAAGGAGAAGTTTGTGCTGAGAAAGATCCGCATCGTGGATCGTGAAGACTCTTTAGAGCTGCGGCACACTTTTGAACTGATAGGAAAAGATGAAAACTGCGCAGTTTTCTGTTCAcggacagcagaggagaaggcgGCGTGGATGGCGGCGCTGGTGACTCTGCAGTACCGGTCCACTTTGGATCGCATGTTGGACACGGTGCTGCAGCACGAGGAGCGGGCGCATCCTCTGAAGTTGCCCTCCCCGGAGGTTTACCGCTTCGCCGTGCAGGACTCCGAGGAGAATATTGTGTTTGAGGATAAATTGCAGAGCAAAACCGGCATCCCGCTCATTAAGGCCGGAACGGTGGTCAAGCTGATCGAGAGGCTCACCTACCACATGTACGCCG ATCCTAACTTTGTGCGCACGTTTCTTACCACATACCGATCATTCTGCAAACCACAAGAGCTCGTCGCCCTGCTGATAGACAG GATTGAGATCCCCGAGCCAGAACCGGAGGAGGACCGGCAGGCTCTTTGGAACGGCGACCAGCCAATGGCAGCTGAGCTCCAAAGATTTCGGAAGGAATATGTCCAGCCGGTCCAGCTCAG GGTTCTCAACGTCTTCCGTCAGTGGGTCGAGCATCATTTCTACGACTTTGAGAACGATCCGGAGCTGAGAAGTCGATTAGAGGAGTACATCACCAGCAAAATACAACTACGAG GAAAATCGATGAGGAAGTGGGTCGAATCCATCAACAAGATCAtcaggaggaagctgcagacgCAGTCCAACGGCGTCAGCCACAACATCACCTTCGAGAGCCCGCCCCCTCCCATTGAGTGGCACATCTGCAGAGCAGGCCAGGTGGAGTCGTTCGACCTCATGACCCTTCATCCTATAGAGATCGCCCGCCAGCTGACTCTGCTCGAATCGGAGCTCTACAG AGCCGTCCGGCCGTCTGAGCTGGTCGGCAGCGTCTGGAccaaagaggacaaagagaagAACTCCCCCAACCTGCTCCGCATGATCCGCCACACCACCAACCTCACGCTGTGGTTCGAGAA GTGCATCGTGGAGACAATGAACCTGGAAGAGAGGGTGGCTGTTCTGTCCCGCGTCATTGAGATTCTGCAGGTGTTCCAGGAGCTCAACAACTTCAACGGCGTCCTGGAGGTGGTCAGTGCCATCAATTCAGTCCCGGTCTACAGGCTCGACCACACGTTTGAG GCAATAccggagaggaagaagaaagtcCTGGAAGAAGCCGTGGAGCTGAGCCAGGACCATTTTAAGAAATACTTGGCTAAACTCAAGTCGATAAACCCACCCTGTGTGCCTTTCTTTG GTATCTATTTAACCAACATCCTGAAGACGGAAGAAGGCAACCCCGACTTCCTCAAACGCCACGACAAGGAGCTCATCAACTTCAGCAAGCGGAGGAAAGTGGCTGAGATCACGGGGGAGATCCAGCAGTACCAGAACCAACCCTACTGCCTGAAGGTGGAGCATGAGATCCGG AGGTTCTTCGAAAACCTGAACCCGATGGGCAACAGGAGTGAGAAGGAGTTTTCCGACTACCTGTTCAAAATGTCTCTGGATATCGAGCCACGGAACTGCAGGCAGGCTCCCCGATTT CCCAGGAAGACCATGTACACCCTGAAATCCCCGGGGATCCGGCCTGTGCGAACGTCTACCTCTGGCACCATGAAGGGCCACCCCGTCCCCCTGGAGAGGGAGCCCCCGCACAAGATCACCTTCCGGAGCATCACCGAGGCCGAGCCGGAGACGCCGGCGTCGGCCTCGGTGCCGACCTCTCCGAACACGCCGACCCCTCCGCAGTCGGCCTCCTCCGACCTCAGCTCCGTCTTCATGGAGCACGACCTCAGCAGCTCCTACG GAAGCAACTCCATATTTGCTCCGGGCCATTTTCCACCTTCAA agttccAGTCTGTGTCTTGCGGGAGCCTCCACCAGCTCGGGGAGGAGCAGCTGAAGCCGCCTCCTCTGCCTCCACGAAGGAAAGACGCCATGTCCGAA CTGAGCTCCAGGTCCGACAGCCCCCCAGCCATTCCTCCACGGCTGCCCCCTCCTCTGCCCCGGAACCAGCCTCGACCGGTGGTCTACAACGGTCCTCCAGTTGACGGCCCGCTTCCCAgccctccgccgccgccgccacgtgACCCGATGCCTGACACGCCGCCGCCGGTGCCTCAGCGGCCTCCTGAGATCTTCATCAACTACCCCCTCAATCTGCAGCCGTCCCCCGTGACCCGGAGCCCCTGGGAGTTCAGCAGCTCGCCCAGCTCCCCCAACACGCCGCCCAGCACGCCGTCGCCTCGCGTCCCCAGGCGGAGCTGCCCGCTCAGCGCCAGCCAGAACAGCCTCTGCCCTCTTCCCGTTCCCATCACCGCTCCTCCGGTGCCGCCGCGGCACAACTCCAGCCCACAACTACCCAAACTCCCGCCAAAGACGTACAAaagggagctgctgctgcagccgccgccgctacGAGGCCTCTCATTGGTGGAGAACGCCGACAGCAGCCAGTGA
- the cnih1 gene encoding protein cornichon homolog 1: protein MAFTFAAFCYMLALLLTAALIFFAIWHIIAFDELKTDYKNPIDQCNTLNPLVLPEYLIHFFFCVMFLCAAEWLTLCLNLPLLAYHVWRYTSRPVMSCPGLYDPTTIMNADVLAFCQKEGWCKLAFYLLSFFYYLYGMIYVLVSS, encoded by the exons ATGGCGTTCACATTCGCGGCCTTCTGCTACATGCTCGCTTTGCTGCTGACGGCTGCCCTTATCTTCTTCGCTATCTGGCAT ATAATAGCGTTTGATGAGCTGAAGACTGATTACAAGAATCCAATAGACCAATGTAACACTTTAAACCCG CTGGTGCTCCCGGAGTATCTCAtccacttcttcttctgcgTGATGTTCTTGTGCGCGGCCGAGTGGCTCACCCTCTGCCTCAATTTACCGCTGCTGGCTTATCACGTCTGGAG GTATACGAGCCGGCCCGTGATGAGCTGTCCAGGACTCTACGACCCGACGACCATCATGAACGCTGACGTCCTGGCCTTCTGTCAAAAAGAGGGCTGGTGCAAACTGGCTTTCTACCTCCTGTCCTTCTTCTACTATCTCTACGG gATGATTTACGTGTTGGTGAGCTCTTAG
- the cdkn3 gene encoding cyclin-dependent kinase inhibitor 3 has product MHTSEFDSSSEEEEVREEQLTPLQISWLPLSVVECSQFLGICALPGCKYKDIRRSLERDVEEFRNQGVQDVFVFCTRGELHKYRVPSLLDAYQRRGFTVHHMPFPDGGAPELEQCCQILEELQVSLKNNRRTVIHCYGGLGRSGLIAACLLLQLSVTLTPNKAMEILTQHRGRGAIQTVKQYNFLHEFRDKVTAHQEIGEVPTERSVSR; this is encoded by the exons ATGCACACGAGTGAGTTCGACTCCtcatctgaggaggaggaggttcggGAGGAGCAGCTGACTCCCCTCCAGATCTCCTG GTTGCCTCTGTCCGTAGTGGAGTGCTCACAGTTCCTTGGGATATGTGCACTACCAG GTTGCAAATACAAAGACATCCGCAGGAGTCTAGAAAGAGATGTCG AGGAGTTCCGGAACCAGGGGGTGCaggatgtgtttgttttctgcaccaGAGGAGAACTTCACAAGTACCGGGTTCCCTCCTTGCTGGACGCGTACCAGCGGCGCGGATTCACCGTTCACCACATGCCCTTCCCAGACGGAGGCGCTCCTGAGCTGGAACAGTGCTGCCAgatcctggaggagctgcaggtcagCCTGAAGAACAACCGGAGGACCGTGATCCA ctgttACGGAGGCCTCGGGCGCTCTGGATTAA TCGCCGCCTGTCTGCTGCTTCAACTCTCCGTAACGCTGACGCCAAACAAGGCAATGGAAATCCTCACGCAacaccgaggaagaggagcgataCAGACGGTGAAG CAATATAACTTCCTCCATGAGTTTCGGGATAAGGTGACGGCCCACCAGGAGATCGGCGAGGTGCCGACAGAGCGCTCAGTGTCTCGATGA
- the gmfb gene encoding glia maturation factor beta isoform X1, with amino-acid sequence MSGSLAICDVDECLIEKVKDFRFRKNTNNAAIIMKINKETQQIVVEKELENISLDELREELPDRAPRYLVYSYRHAHDDGRVSYPLFFIFSSPAGCRTDLQMMYAGSKCRLDFEIRSVEELTEELLKQKLGYCG; translated from the exons ATG TCTGGATCACTGGCAATTTGTGACGTGGATGAATGCCTGATCGAGAAGGTCAAGGACTTCCGTTTCCGGAAGAATACCAATAATGCAGCAATCATTA TGAAGATCAATAAAGAAACGCAGCAGATTGTTGTTGAAAAAGAGCTCGAG aacATCTCTCTGGATgagctgagggaggagctgcCAGACAGAGCGCCCAGATATC TCGTCTACAGTTACCGACACGCTCATGATGACGGACGTGTCTCCTATcctctcttcttcatcttctccagCCCAGCGG GTTGCCGTACAGATCTTCAAATGATGTATGCAGGAAGCAAATGCAGGCTG GATTTTGAGATCAGAAGCGTAGAAGAACTGACAGAGGAGTTGCTCAAACAGAAACTCGGCTACTGCGGTTAA
- the gmfb gene encoding glia maturation factor beta isoform X3, producing the protein MSGSLAICDVDECLIEKVKDFRFRKNTNNAAIIMKINKETQQIVVEKELENISLDELREELPDRAPRYLVYSYRHAHDDGRVSYPLFFIFSSPAGCRTDLQMMYAGSKCRLVRAISMSKDFEIRSVEELTEELLKQKLGYCG; encoded by the exons ATG TCTGGATCACTGGCAATTTGTGACGTGGATGAATGCCTGATCGAGAAGGTCAAGGACTTCCGTTTCCGGAAGAATACCAATAATGCAGCAATCATTA TGAAGATCAATAAAGAAACGCAGCAGATTGTTGTTGAAAAAGAGCTCGAG aacATCTCTCTGGATgagctgagggaggagctgcCAGACAGAGCGCCCAG ATATCTCGTCTACAGTTACCGACACGCTCATGATGACGGACGTGTCTCCTATcctctcttcttcatcttctccagCCCAGCGG GTTGCCGTACAGATCTTCAAATGATGTATGCAGGAAGCAAATGCAGGCTGGTGAGAGCCATTTCTATGTCCAAG GATTTTGAGATCAGAAGCGTAGAAGAACTGACAGAGGAGTTGCTCAAACAGAAACTCGGCTACTGCGGTTAA